Proteins encoded within one genomic window of Pectobacterium araliae:
- a CDS encoding CHC2 zinc finger domain-containing protein has product MGRMTPAELARLKREVSLLTVAQSQGHVLKKQGDDSHVCLCPFHREKTPSCVITPSKNLYHCFGCGASGSVLDWLQQTERLTYPQTLVRLRELAGTPSSLAAVPVSPTVVRTSLSDLDDDGQALLHQVIDFYHHNLLSSPEAQQWLVSRGLSHPELVSHFKLGFAGHHGIGGSAGLLPSTSSLEGKRLRERLAGLGVLRASTRQDHFRGCVVMPVVGWSESANVAQRGRVLQLYGRRTTADYAVKKGAAKHLYLPSPLAGVWNEEALKASPDIILCEALIDAMTFWCAGFRNVIAAYGCNGFTAEHLAALQYHGVKRVLIAYDRDEAGDRGAEAVAGDLLESGIGAWRVQFPQGLDANAYALKSGNPEAALGLALEQARWMGKGVVPGVVFSHETPVSEADGGASSLTASAPAVDVVPCEQTYAGELLLRAGPRVWRVRGWQKNSVAEVMKVNVQVRDDATGAFHVDSLDMYSSRHRQSYISAAAVELGCEVSVIKRECGRVLLMLEQKQDEQRQHAVEETSSAVTVSVEDEAAALALLKSPHLTDRIVNDLAACGVVGESTNLLTGYLAATSRKLDKPLAVLIQSSSAAGKSSLMDAVLGLMPEEERIQYSAMTGQSLYYLGETSLQHKILAIAEEEGVRQAAYALKLLQSDGELKIASTGKNEQSGELVTREYKVQGPVMLMLTTTAIDVDEELLNRCLVLTVNESREQTQAIHAMQRHGQTLEGLLQSSEKQYLTTLHQNAQRLLRPLKVVNPYADRLTFLSDKTRTRRDHMKYLTLIQSIALLHQYQRAVKRVGHRGQVIEYIEVEQSDIALANQLAHEVLGRTLDEMPPQTRKLLVLLREMVRDVAARQALKAEEVRFSRRDVRATLRWGDTQLKVHLARLLEMEYLVLFRRGLTYEYGLLWDGEDSGEPHLCGLLDVEKTVPASEGSDSWSGSDEEWSATGRGVVGSQSDSEKVASGQRQQSLAGEVVGVAENAVIKGKKKTGKTVLPVSAGSPVNSVVEGSDNRSGLEGARSAAGRGTVGQRSEGEKAASGQSQQDLAGEPVGVAENTVIRGKRKRVAAIGPNVNKEAQHGQP; this is encoded by the coding sequence ATGGGACGAATGACACCGGCAGAACTGGCGCGACTCAAGCGAGAGGTGTCGTTGCTGACCGTGGCGCAGTCTCAGGGTCATGTGCTGAAAAAGCAGGGCGACGACAGCCATGTGTGCCTGTGTCCGTTCCACCGGGAGAAAACGCCGTCCTGCGTCATTACGCCGTCAAAGAACCTGTATCACTGCTTCGGCTGCGGCGCATCGGGGTCGGTGCTGGACTGGTTGCAACAGACTGAGCGGCTGACCTATCCGCAGACTCTGGTGCGGCTGCGGGAGCTGGCCGGAACCCCGTCTTCTTTAGCCGCCGTCCCTGTCTCGCCCACGGTGGTGCGTACCTCTCTGTCCGATCTGGATGATGACGGTCAGGCGTTGCTGCATCAGGTTATCGACTTCTATCACCACAATCTGCTGAGCAGCCCGGAGGCACAGCAGTGGCTGGTCAGTCGCGGGCTGAGCCATCCTGAACTGGTAAGCCATTTTAAGTTGGGGTTCGCGGGTCATCACGGCATCGGCGGCAGCGCGGGGTTATTGCCGTCCACCTCAAGTCTGGAGGGAAAACGGCTGCGTGAGCGGCTGGCCGGACTGGGGGTGTTGCGGGCGAGTACGCGACAAGACCACTTCCGGGGCTGCGTGGTGATGCCGGTCGTGGGCTGGAGCGAGTCGGCGAACGTGGCGCAGCGCGGGCGGGTGTTGCAGTTGTATGGTCGCCGAACCACGGCGGACTATGCGGTGAAGAAAGGGGCGGCGAAGCACCTCTACTTACCGTCACCGCTGGCCGGGGTGTGGAACGAGGAAGCGCTGAAAGCCTCACCGGACATCATCCTGTGTGAAGCGTTAATCGATGCCATGACCTTCTGGTGCGCGGGGTTCCGCAACGTGATAGCCGCGTATGGCTGCAACGGTTTTACCGCTGAGCATCTGGCCGCGTTGCAGTACCACGGGGTGAAACGGGTGCTGATAGCCTATGACCGGGATGAGGCGGGCGACCGGGGTGCGGAAGCCGTGGCCGGTGACTTGCTGGAAAGCGGTATCGGGGCGTGGCGGGTGCAGTTCCCGCAAGGGCTGGATGCGAATGCCTATGCGCTGAAGAGCGGTAATCCTGAAGCGGCGTTAGGGCTGGCGCTGGAGCAGGCTCGCTGGATGGGTAAAGGGGTTGTCCCCGGCGTGGTGTTCAGCCATGAAACGCCGGTGTCTGAAGCGGACGGTGGAGCGTCTTCTTTAACCGCCTCCGCACCTGCGGTTGATGTGGTGCCATGCGAACAGACGTATGCAGGTGAGCTGCTGTTACGCGCCGGACCACGGGTGTGGCGGGTGCGGGGCTGGCAGAAAAACAGCGTGGCCGAGGTGATGAAGGTGAACGTGCAGGTTCGGGATGACGCAACCGGCGCGTTCCATGTGGACTCACTGGACATGTACAGCTCACGTCATCGTCAGAGCTATATCAGCGCGGCGGCGGTTGAACTGGGCTGTGAGGTATCGGTCATCAAACGTGAATGCGGTCGGGTGCTGCTGATGCTGGAGCAGAAGCAGGACGAACAGCGTCAGCATGCCGTTGAGGAAACGTCATCGGCGGTGACGGTCAGCGTGGAAGACGAAGCGGCAGCGCTTGCGTTACTCAAATCCCCCCATCTCACCGACCGTATCGTCAATGACCTGGCGGCCTGTGGCGTGGTGGGGGAAAGCACCAATCTGCTGACCGGGTATCTGGCGGCGACGTCGCGCAAGCTGGATAAACCGCTGGCCGTACTTATCCAGTCCTCATCGGCAGCGGGGAAATCCTCGCTGATGGACGCGGTGCTGGGGCTGATGCCGGAAGAAGAGCGTATCCAGTACTCGGCGATGACCGGGCAGAGCCTGTACTACCTTGGCGAAACCTCGCTACAGCACAAGATACTGGCGATAGCGGAAGAGGAAGGGGTCAGACAGGCGGCGTATGCGCTGAAGCTGTTGCAGTCGGACGGGGAGCTGAAGATAGCCTCGACCGGGAAGAACGAGCAGAGCGGGGAGCTGGTCACACGGGAGTATAAAGTGCAGGGACCGGTGATGCTGATGCTGACCACCACGGCCATCGACGTGGACGAAGAGCTGCTGAACCGTTGCTTAGTGCTGACGGTGAACGAATCCAGAGAGCAGACGCAGGCGATACACGCGATGCAACGTCACGGCCAGACGCTGGAAGGGTTGCTTCAGTCCTCAGAAAAGCAGTATCTGACGACGTTGCACCAGAACGCGCAGCGGCTGCTGCGTCCACTGAAGGTGGTCAATCCGTATGCCGACCGGCTGACGTTCCTGAGCGACAAGACAAGAACCCGGCGCGACCATATGAAATACCTCACCTTAATCCAGTCCATCGCGTTGTTACATCAGTACCAGCGGGCAGTGAAACGGGTCGGGCACCGGGGGCAGGTTATCGAGTATATCGAGGTGGAACAGAGTGATATCGCGTTAGCCAATCAACTGGCGCATGAGGTACTGGGACGAACGCTGGACGAGATGCCGCCGCAGACGCGGAAGTTACTGGTGTTGTTGCGTGAAATGGTGCGGGACGTTGCAGCGCGTCAGGCGCTGAAGGCGGAAGAAGTCCGCTTCTCACGGCGGGATGTCCGGGCAACACTGCGCTGGGGCGATACGCAGCTAAAAGTCCATCTGGCGCGGCTGCTGGAAATGGAATATCTGGTGTTGTTCCGGCGTGGGTTAACCTATGAATACGGCCTGTTATGGGATGGCGAAGACAGCGGCGAGCCGCACTTATGCGGGTTACTGGATGTGGAAAAAACCGTTCCGGCCAGTGAGGGCAGTGATAGCTGGTCGGGGTCAGATGAAGAGTGGTCGGCTACTGGTCGGGGTGTGGTCGGTAGTCAGTCGGACAGTGAAAAAGTGGCGTCAGGCCAGAGACAGCAAAGCTTGGCGGGTGAAGTGGTTGGGGTTGCTGAAAACGCAGTAATAAAGGGAAAAAAGAAAACGGGTAAAACCGTGCTGCCCGTAAGTGCGGGTTCACCGGTAAATAGCGTGGTTGAGGGCAGCGATAACCGGTCGGGGTTGGAAGGTGCCCGGTCGGCCGCTGGTCGGGGTACGGTCGGGCAGCGGTCGGAGGGTGAAAAAGCGGCGTCAGGCCAGAGCCAGCAAGACTTAGCGGGTGAGCCGGTCGGGGTTGCTGAAAACACGGTAATAAGAGGAAAAAGAAAACGTGTTGCTGCTATCGGCCCCAATGTCAACAAGGAGGCGCAGCATGGCCAACCGTAA
- a CDS encoding SymE family type I addiction module toxin, with protein sequence MARQHHKSEPATPQALRHLKVGYVSRRHADRNDMTRYYSRSPSLHLTGHWLEAAGFRTDTSVVITVEHGQLLIRIVTE encoded by the coding sequence ATGGCTAGGCAGCATCATAAGTCAGAACCCGCCACACCCCAAGCATTACGACACCTGAAGGTCGGCTATGTCAGCCGCCGTCACGCAGACCGCAATGATATGACGCGCTATTACAGCCGCAGCCCCAGCCTGCATCTTACCGGCCACTGGCTGGAAGCCGCGGGATTTAGGACAGATACGTCAGTCGTCATCACCGTTGAACACGGTCAACTGCTGATCCGCATTGTGACTGAATGA
- a CDS encoding helix-turn-helix transcriptional regulator, with protein MNFSQRIVALRKQRGLTQQGLSDATGIHVQQIKRYEAGSSLPTADALKKLAIVLHVTADFLLFEPGEREPEDDMKLRFEAVAAMSEEDREVAKAVLDAMIVKSQVTQAVDRVSKNTAKRKS; from the coding sequence ATGAACTTCTCCCAACGTATTGTCGCATTGCGTAAACAACGTGGATTAACGCAACAAGGCTTATCTGATGCCACAGGCATTCATGTCCAGCAGATTAAGCGCTACGAAGCCGGTAGCTCTTTACCTACTGCCGATGCACTCAAAAAACTGGCGATTGTCCTGCACGTTACCGCTGACTTTCTGTTGTTTGAACCCGGTGAACGTGAACCAGAGGATGACATGAAGCTGCGCTTTGAGGCTGTGGCTGCCATGTCTGAAGAAGATCGTGAGGTCGCTAAAGCCGTGCTGGATGCCATGATTGTGAAGAGTCAGGTCACACAGGCTGTGGACCGGGTAAGTAAAAACACGGCTAAAAGGAAGTCATAA